The Synechococcus sp. WH 8016 genome contains the following window.
ACAGGCGGCCAGCTATCTGCACTGGAGGAATCACTCCTTTGATCAGCGAGTGACAGCTGAAACAGGGCCTCTAGGCGAGTGAGGTCCGTGAGTCTCCACGCCTCTTGTCTCCTAGTGGGAAAGCTCTGCTCTGACAGCGCCAATCGTCCTCGGCGCTGAACTGGCTCGAGTGTCCCCGCTGGTGCAGGGAGCTGTGTCAACCAACCCTCGGGCATCGCCATCGTTAGGCCACCCCCTCGGCCGCGAGCTGCTGATCCACCCAGTCGTAACCGATTTTTTCCAACTCAAGAGCCAACTCACGCCCGCCTGTACGCAAGATGCGGCCCGCCCCCATCACGTGCACGTAATCGGGAGTGATCTCATCCAAAAGCCTTTGGTAATGGGTGATCAGCAACGTGCAGTTGTCCTGACTCGCCAACTGATTCACACCGCCAGCAACGATGCGTAAGGCATCAATGTCCAGACCAGAGTCGGTTTCGTCGAGGATCGCGACCACTGGATCCAACAGGGCCATCTGAAGAATCTCGTTGCGCTTTTTCTCGCCACCAGAAAAACCTTCATTCACGCTGCGTTCCAGGAATGCAGGGTCCATTTGCACCACTTGCAAGCGCTCACGCACGTGATCGTCGAAATCAAACGTGTCGAATTCCTCCTTGCCTTGCTTCTCGCGCCGAGCATTCGTGGAGACCCGCAGAAACTCCAGGTTGCTCACTCCAGGGATCTCAATCGGATACTGGAATCCCAAAAACACACCAAGACGCGAACGCTCCTCAGGCTCCAGCTCAAGAAGGTCACGGCCTAGATAGCGCACGGAACCCGATGTCACCTTGTAAGCGGGGTGTCCGGCCAAAATCTTGGACAACGTGCTCTTACCGCTGCCATTCCGCCCCATCACGGCATGAATCTCGCCGGCTTTCACCGTCAGGGTCACCCCATTCAGGATCGGCTTGCCCTCAACGGACGCATGCAAGTCATTGATTTCAAGGAGAGGCTCGGCGTCAGGACGAATCACGTCAGAAGAAAAGGAAGAGAGAAACGAGTATTAAGAAGCTTGGTGCTGGGATTAGCCCACCGAACCCTCAAGCTTGAGGGCGAGAAGCTTGTCGGCCTCAGCCGCAAACTCCATGGGAAGTTGATTAAACACATCCCTACAGAAACCGCTCACCATCATCGACACAGCTTCTTCAAAGCCAATGCCTCGACTTTGGAGATAAAACAATTGATCTTCCGACATGCGACAGGTACTGGCCTCATGTTCAATCGCAGCTTGAGGCTGTTGGGAGCGAATGTAGGGGTACGTGTTGGCGGCAGCTTGATCACCAATCAGCATCGAATCACATTGGCTGTAATTACGAGCACCCTTGGCATTTGGACCAACTTGCACAAGGCCTCGATAACTGTTGCTTGACCGACCAGCACTAATCCCTTTGCTAACAATTGTGGAACGAGTTCGTGGTCCCACATGAACCATTTTTGTTCCCGTGTCTGCTTGTTGGCAATTATTCGTAAGAGCAACGGAATAAAACTCACCAACCGAATCAGCACCCTGCAACACGCAACTTGGGTATTTCCAAGTGATAGCTGAGCCCGTTTCCACCTGCGTCCAGCTAATACGACTGCGATCACCGCGGCACTGACCGCGTTTGGTCACAAAATTATAAATACCACCCACACCATTCTCATCACCAGCGTACCAATTTTGAACCGTGGAATATTTAATCGAGGCATCATCTAAAACAACCAATTCCACAACAGCCGCGTGAAGCTGATTTGTGTCAAACATCGGAGCCGTGCACCCTTCCAGATAGCTCACCGACGCACCTTCTTCCGCAACAATTAACGTGCGTTCAAACTGGCCAGTATCGCCAGAGTTGATTCGGAAATAGGTAGATAGCTCCATGGGACATTCCACGCCCTTAGGAATGAACACAAAAGACCCATCACTAAAGACAGCGGAATTCAATGCCGCAAAGTAATTATCACTGCTAGGAACAACTGAACCAAGATATTTTTCGATCAGCTCCGGATGTTCAATAACAGCTTCACTAAAGGAGCAAAATACCACTCCATGTTCTGCAAGCTTTTCCTTGTAGGTGGTAGCAATCGAAACGCTATCAAAAACAGCATCAACGGCCACATTGCTCAATCTTTTTTGCTCGCTCAGAGGAATCCCTAATTTCTCAAATGTTTCAAGAAGTTTGGGATCAACTTCATCAAGACTTTGCTTTTTCTCTTGTTGCTTTGGCGCTGCGTAATAAACAATATCCTGGTAATCAATGGCTTTATAGCCCAACGCAGCCCAATCAGGCTCTTCCAACTTCAACCAATGGCGATAAGCCTTGAGCCGAAAATCAAGGAGGAACTTCGGCTCATTTTTCTTAGAAGAAATCAATTTCACCACCTCCTCGCTTAGACCTTTGGGGATCTTCTCGGTTTCAATGTCAGTGACAAACCCGTACTTGTACGGCTGACTAACGAGATCGCGTGTGGAGGTACTGGTCATGGACTTCAACCTGCTGTGGCGTGAATCGTTTCCGTGCTGATGGTCTGGTCCTCGCAGCGGAAGGGATTGTCTTCTGTGAGAAACAACATGCAGTGGCAGTCTTTCCGCTCGCGCATGGGCACGCAAGGACAATTCCAAAAGGCTTGGGAGACCTCAGCTTGTTTGTCTTCGTAATGACGACAAGGGCAAAGCGCTCCACCTAAATCATCTTTGTGCTTGGCAAGACCCTTTAAGACAACTGCCGTCACTCCGGGATCACTACAAAAATAAGTGCCGGTTCGTTGGGCGTACGTTTCGGCAAATTTGCGAATGACCTCAAGGCTTTCAGCTGTCGGCTCTGTGCTGCCAGCGGACGCATCGGACATTGGGCTCAAGGGGGGAAAGGAGAGGACGTAGTCAGAGTGGAACTCTGACTACACCCCGGCCAAGGGTCAGGCCAGGACCGAGATACGAAACAAAAGGGTTTCGTTTCTAGGAGACTAGGGCACTGATCCATCGTCCGGAGACCCCATCATTCTGAAGGGGCGAACACCCGCTGAGCAGAGATCGGTCCAATCGTCGTTAACCCTGACGAAGGCGACGGCGGATTCACACGCCGATTCCGGCCTTCCCGTGGCATGGTGAGTTCAACAGCTTCATCCCATGGGAGCTCAGGCTCAGGCCCCGACCCGCGAGACCACACTCACCTTGCTTCTCCGGCAGGGCGAAACCAGTGCGGCGAAATTGGCACAGACATTGGGAATTTCTGTGCAAGCCATGCGCCGGCATCTGCGCAGTCTTGAGGACGAAGAACTCGTGGAAGCCAGCCCCACGCCAGACGGCCCTGGGCGTCCATCCAACCTGTGGAGACTCACAGCGAAAGGGCACCAGCACTTCCCTGACGGCAGCGAGAACTTCGCTTTGGGTCTGCTTGAGTCCATGGCAGCGACCTTGTCACCAGAGGTGATGGCTGATCTCCTCCGCCAGCAAGCTCTGGAGAAAGCAACCCTCTATCGCAAACATCTGGGGAATGCACCGCTCGAAGAGAGAGTCCGCGCGCTGGTGAATCTCCGCCTCAAGGAGGGTTACGTCAGCGACATGCAGCCAGCCCCCACGGGTCCGGGTTGGTGCATCAGTGAATTTCACTGCTCAGTGCAGAGAATTGCCGAGGAGTATCCAGCGGTCTGTGATCAAGAGCTGCAGCTGATCAGGCACACCTTTCCCGACTGTCTGGTCGAGCGCGTGCACTGGCGCCTGGAATCAGGACATTCCTGTGGATTCAGCATTGCCCCTAAACAGGACTAACCCATGCCTGAACAGTCGATCTTCGGTGCAGGCCCCTTGTCTCGAGCTGATGCCGAGCGGATTGAAGCCACGTTGCTTCCCAACCTCGATCGCCACCACCTTCGCCTCTTGGCCCACTGCCTACGCAGCTTTCAAGCCATCGCAGATCCGCGTCAATCAGGTCCCCTTCCAGACCGACGCACGCTCGAGCAATGGCTGTTGCAGCAGCCACAATTTTTGGATGAACCCCAGTTCCGCGACTTACTTCTCAAACAATTTCTAGCGGCAGCGCAGCAGCTCGAAGATCTCGCCAAACAGCAAGATCTCTCCCCGCTGGAACTCAACCTGGAAGCGCTCATTGAAGCCAGCACCAGGGCGAGCAAAGCCAGGCTGGAGGGGCCGCACAAGCACCCTTCGAACTGCGATCATCCAATACAGGCGTCATCCCCCTCATGACCTCGGCCATTCCCAACGCTGTCCATTTCTTTCAACAGAGTTGCGGTCGTTGGCGATCGCAACGCAGTGTTCATCACCTGTTGCACCGACGAGCAGAGGCGGGTGGATCCCTCATCGTTGTGGAAGATCTCGATCCCGACGACCAACGCCTGCAAACACTGGCTGAACAACACGGTCACTCCCCGGGGAGCATTGCAGGAGGAAGCTTTGTGCGTTGGAGCGCCTCGATGGCCTGGGATCAAAACGGCGACGCCCATGACGGAGAAACAATCTTTGGTCTCATCCCAGATGGCGATGACGGACGCAGCGGCACCCTGCTTCGCGATTTGGGCTACGCCGAAAAAGCACCGGCCACCTCAACCTTCCAAATGGATCAACAGGACGGTCTCATCCTTTGCACCAGCTACGAGACCATGACCGTCTGGGAGCGCTTCTGGTTCACCAGCCCGAACGTAAGGCTGCGATCCAGCACGGTGGAAGGGCTTTCCAACAACGCCTCCTTTTGCATGGAAACGCGCTTAAGCGACGACACCGAGGACATCACAGAGGCGCCAGCTGGGGCCAAGGACGCGTCATTGCAACCCCTTTCAGCCCCATTCGGCTGGTAAAAACAGACCGCGGTAACTATTACGGACTGTGAGTGCTGACCGGAGAGGAAGAGGTGCACCGGACTCTTCTTCTACGATCACAAACGAAGGATGTTGAAGTTTGCGTGGCCATTCCTCTGTTGCAGTACGCACCGATCACCCAAAATTCAAGGGTGGCGGCGCTACGGGTCGCATCCGAAGAGGTGCCACGGGCCTATTCCATGGACATCGCCATGGATGCGGACAATTTGAAGTCCGTGATTGAAGGGGCTTACAGGCAGATTTATTTCCACGCCTTCAAGTCCGATCGGGACGTGAATCTGGAATCCCAGCTCCGAGACGGTCAGATCACTGTCCGCGATTTCGTTCGTGGCCTCTGCCTCTCCGACACCTTCCAGAGAAGTTTTTATGGCTTCAACAGCAACTACAAGGTGGTTCGCCATCTCGTAGAGAAGCTTTTGGGACGGAAGACAAGCGGTAAATCAGAAGAGATCGCCTGGTCGATCGTGATTGCCACCAAAGGCGTGACCGGGATGGTCGATGCGCTGCTCGACAGTGAGGAATATCTCGACGCCTTTGGCTACGACACGGTCCCCTATCAGCGCAACCGCGTACTCCCCGGACGAGAGCTAGGAGACACACCGTTCAACATCACAAGTCCTCGCTACGACGAGTACTACCGCGGAATTCTTGGGTTCCCCCAGTTCATCTACACCGGCACGGTCAAATCGATCCCGGCCCGCGCCAAGATCAAGCGCGGCGGCTTCCCCGAGGACTACCTGCCTTGGGTCCGTGGTCTTTCTGGCGCTCGCGGGGCCGCCCCCAGCGGGAGTGCCGATATCGATTACATCTCCAAGGTTCCTTACCGCAGCATCGGCCGCTGAATCACGCAAAAGCATTGCGAAAACTAGGAAAGTCGAGGGGGCCATCAGGCCCCTTTTTTTGTGAGTCCAGCGCGTGGGAGCAGCCAACTGAGACCTCAAGAGCAGGGGTCTGGAGTCAGAAGATGCTGACCACAGCAATGAAAGATGTCTGAAAAATGGAAGTTGGCTGCAAACTGATCCCGAAGAAACTCGGTTGGTTGTCCGTGACGCAAGCCCTCTCATCTCTAGCTCGCCTGACGCTGCGTCAGCTCCGCCAGATGGCAAGTGATCTGGGGGTCACCCTCTACAGCCGAAAGAGCAAGGAGGATCTCGTTAGCGCTATCGCCGAGCGCCAGGATCGTCGCGATGGCGATCTCGAAGCCATGGAGGCAGAGCTGCGTGCTCCCTCCATGCCCGAAGCAACGACCCGGGTCGTTTTCCTACCGAGAGATCCCCAGTGGGCCTACGTTTTTTGGGAAATATCCGATAGCGATCGACGGCAAGCTCAATCAGAAGGAGCCGCCTTCTTGTGCCTGCGTCTCGCCGATGTAACCGGACTTGAGAACGGTTCATCCCACCCTCACACGCTCCAAGAAGTGCCGGTTGATAGCCACAGCACTGAGTGGCATTTGCCTGTTCCTCTTTGCGATCGCGACTACCGCGTTGAACTTGGATATAAGTCTGAGAACAAGTGGATCTCCCTGGCCTTCTCCTCTGTGGCAAGGGTTCCAGCCCTTCACCCAAGCGATCAAATTCTTGATCAGTTTGTCCCCTTCAGCCTGGATGCCACACCTGCTGCCGCTCCCGTGCAGCCGATGACCATGCCTGGGGCTGATCCAGAACCAACCGACAGCAAGCTGCACGAGCGTCTTTATCAAAGCGCCACGACCCACTTCCGCAGTCGCCGCGTTGGCTCCGAGATCCTTCATGAAAGCGATTCAATGGGTTCCGATCAGCGTGGACTCAATGATTCAGGAGTTGGCCTATGGGCCAGCGGACGCAATGAGTCCGGCCTGGGTGGAGTCGCTCCCCGTCAGCGCTCGTTTTGGCTCGTTGCCGATGCGGAACTGATCGTTTACGGCGCAACGGATCCATCGGCACGTCTCACCATTGGCAAAGAAGATGTGCCCCTTTCGAGCGACGGCACCTTCCGCATTCAGGTGCCATTCCGCGATGGTGAGGAGGTCTATGCCATCGAAGCCACGGCTGCTGATGGCGAACAGAAGCGCAATATCACCCTCAATTTTGAGCGTGTAACACCGGAAGACAACAGCAATCCCGCTAGCGAAGCACGCGCTGAGTGGTTCTGATTCTGAACTCCTCAATGCTGCGTTGGTTTGTTGCGATCACTCCCCTAGCAGGGGCCATGGCCTTCCCAATCCTTGTGCCGATCACCATGGCGAAAGTGGGGATCGGCGCCGGTGTGGGTGTCGCGCTCGTTTTGAGCACTCTTTGGTTTGTCGCCATGTTGCGGACATCTGAGATGCCGCACTGAGGGTGGAACTCTCAGTCTGAGAAGCGAACATTCCCCTGTGAATCGATCACAACCCAGGCTTCCTTTACGGAAGCTGATCGTATCGACTGCTTTTGGCCTCCTAGCCAGTGGTTGCAGCCGAGC
Protein-coding sequences here:
- a CDS encoding ferredoxin-thioredoxin reductase catalytic domain-containing protein, translated to MSDASAGSTEPTAESLEVIRKFAETYAQRTGTYFCSDPGVTAVVLKGLAKHKDDLGGALCPCRHYEDKQAEVSQAFWNCPCVPMRERKDCHCMLFLTEDNPFRCEDQTISTETIHATAG
- a CDS encoding phycobiliprotein lyase, whose protein sequence is MTSAIPNAVHFFQQSCGRWRSQRSVHHLLHRRAEAGGSLIVVEDLDPDDQRLQTLAEQHGHSPGSIAGGSFVRWSASMAWDQNGDAHDGETIFGLIPDGDDGRSGTLLRDLGYAEKAPATSTFQMDQQDGLILCTSYETMTVWERFWFTSPNVRLRSSTVEGLSNNASFCMETRLSDDTEDITEAPAGAKDASLQPLSAPFGW
- a CDS encoding DUF4912 domain-containing protein, with the translated sequence MEVGCKLIPKKLGWLSVTQALSSLARLTLRQLRQMASDLGVTLYSRKSKEDLVSAIAERQDRRDGDLEAMEAELRAPSMPEATTRVVFLPRDPQWAYVFWEISDSDRRQAQSEGAAFLCLRLADVTGLENGSSHPHTLQEVPVDSHSTEWHLPVPLCDRDYRVELGYKSENKWISLAFSSVARVPALHPSDQILDQFVPFSLDATPAAAPVQPMTMPGADPEPTDSKLHERLYQSATTHFRSRRVGSEILHESDSMGSDQRGLNDSGVGLWASGRNESGLGGVAPRQRSFWLVADAELIVYGATDPSARLTIGKEDVPLSSDGTFRIQVPFRDGEEVYAIEATAADGEQKRNITLNFERVTPEDNSNPASEARAEWF
- the sufC gene encoding Fe-S cluster assembly ATPase SufC, with translation MIRPDAEPLLEINDLHASVEGKPILNGVTLTVKAGEIHAVMGRNGSGKSTLSKILAGHPAYKVTSGSVRYLGRDLLELEPEERSRLGVFLGFQYPIEIPGVSNLEFLRVSTNARREKQGKEEFDTFDFDDHVRERLQVVQMDPAFLERSVNEGFSGGEKKRNEILQMALLDPVVAILDETDSGLDIDALRIVAGGVNQLASQDNCTLLITHYQRLLDEITPDYVHVMGAGRILRTGGRELALELEKIGYDWVDQQLAAEGVA
- the sufR gene encoding iron-sulfur cluster biosynthesis transcriptional regulator SufR, which gives rise to MGAQAQAPTRETTLTLLLRQGETSAAKLAQTLGISVQAMRRHLRSLEDEELVEASPTPDGPGRPSNLWRLTAKGHQHFPDGSENFALGLLESMAATLSPEVMADLLRQQALEKATLYRKHLGNAPLEERVRALVNLRLKEGYVSDMQPAPTGPGWCISEFHCSVQRIAEEYPAVCDQELQLIRHTFPDCLVERVHWRLESGHSCGFSIAPKQD
- a CDS encoding phycobilisome rod-core linker polypeptide, coding for MAIPLLQYAPITQNSRVAALRVASEEVPRAYSMDIAMDADNLKSVIEGAYRQIYFHAFKSDRDVNLESQLRDGQITVRDFVRGLCLSDTFQRSFYGFNSNYKVVRHLVEKLLGRKTSGKSEEIAWSIVIATKGVTGMVDALLDSEEYLDAFGYDTVPYQRNRVLPGRELGDTPFNITSPRYDEYYRGILGFPQFIYTGTVKSIPARAKIKRGGFPEDYLPWVRGLSGARGAAPSGSADIDYISKVPYRSIGR
- the sufB gene encoding Fe-S cluster assembly protein SufB yields the protein MTSTSTRDLVSQPYKYGFVTDIETEKIPKGLSEEVVKLISSKKNEPKFLLDFRLKAYRHWLKLEEPDWAALGYKAIDYQDIVYYAAPKQQEKKQSLDEVDPKLLETFEKLGIPLSEQKRLSNVAVDAVFDSVSIATTYKEKLAEHGVVFCSFSEAVIEHPELIEKYLGSVVPSSDNYFAALNSAVFSDGSFVFIPKGVECPMELSTYFRINSGDTGQFERTLIVAEEGASVSYLEGCTAPMFDTNQLHAAVVELVVLDDASIKYSTVQNWYAGDENGVGGIYNFVTKRGQCRGDRSRISWTQVETGSAITWKYPSCVLQGADSVGEFYSVALTNNCQQADTGTKMVHVGPRTRSTIVSKGISAGRSSNSYRGLVQVGPNAKGARNYSQCDSMLIGDQAAANTYPYIRSQQPQAAIEHEASTCRMSEDQLFYLQSRGIGFEEAVSMMVSGFCRDVFNQLPMEFAAEADKLLALKLEGSVG